One stretch of Zingiber officinale cultivar Zhangliang chromosome 6B, Zo_v1.1, whole genome shotgun sequence DNA includes these proteins:
- the LOC121990432 gene encoding ras-related protein RABA1f-like codes for MAYRKDDDYDYLFKVVLIGDSGVGKSNLLSRFTRNEFSLDSKATIGVEFATRSIQVNEKVVKAQIWDTAGQERYRAITSAYYRGAVGALVVYDITRNVTFDNIERWLKELREHTDSSIVIMLVGNKADVRHLRAVNTEDATNFAEKENIFFTETSALESTNVEQAFIEVLNQIYQVVSKKALEAASHSTSLPKGQTISMSSNDVSAIKGGGCCSS; via the exons ATGGCTTATAGAAAAGATGATGATTATGATTACCTTTTCAAGGTAGTATTGATAGGTGATTCTGGGGTGGGAAAGTCAAACCTCCTCTCACGATTCACTCGTAACGAGTTTAGCCTCGACTCAAAGGCCACCATTGGTGTTGAATTTGCCACACGAAGCATTCAAGTCAATGAAAAGGTTGTCAAAGCTCAGATATGGGACACTGCAGGCCAAGAAAG ATATCGAGCAATCACAAGTGCTTATTATCGAGGAGCGGTCGGTGCACTCGTGGTATATGACATAACTCGCAATGTGACATTTGATAATATTGAAAGATGGTTGAAGGAACTAAGGGAGCACACTGATTCTAGTATTGTAATCATGCTTGTCGGGAATAAGGCAGATGTTAGACATCTTAGGGCTGTTAACACTGAGGATGCCACCAATTTTGCTGAGAAGGAGAATATTTTTTTCACGGAGACATCTGCTTTAGAATCAACAAATGTAGAGCAAGCATTCATTGAGGTTCTCAACCAAATCTATCAAGTTGTCAGCAAGAAGGCCCTCGAGGCAGCGTCTCATTCAACATCTTTGCCCAAGGGGCAAACAATCAGTATGAGCAGCAACGATGTTTCTGCTATCAAAGGAGGTGGTTGTTGTTCATCTTAG
- the LOC121991252 gene encoding pentatricopeptide repeat-containing protein At1g06270-like, protein MAYANPLGLFRCCLRRRFSASIDPVETPLQLAVRSAVQSGDHISIPRLLSHSSHSSPNPNAFSFLIYLPPTLAAATIADLLSSFNTVRPRSIPFPAYADLLSLTLPNPIPSSNPPSSIRLPSSLAVLQLVLRSGIPPPRETRLALPLNWIAVRHRCSVAGIISSLRPLGFRAPDLNTLNYLISSLCASQETEEAASVLRGMSAAGIDPDSGSYCEVIEAMDGEAAPKLLVEMVVRRGMAPRKGTVARVVEAMRAEGKAGQAADLVRVLERSGCAVGFEAYEAAVEGCLKSREVVAAARVVAEMAAKGFVPYIGVRQRVVEGLSSIGQTELAAEVRRRLAEIRS, encoded by the coding sequence ATGGCCTATGCAAACCCACTTGGTCTGTTTCGCTGTTGTCTGCGCCGCCGCTTTTCCGCTTCTATCGATCCCGTCGAAACCCCTCTTCAGCTCGCCGTCAGGTCCGCAGTCCAATCCGGCGACCACATCAGCATTCCACGTCTCCTCAGTCACTCTTCTCACTCTAGCCCTAACCCTAATGCCTTCTCCTTTCTCATTTACCTGCCCCCGACTCTCGCCGCTGCCACCATCGCTGATCTGCTTTCCTCTTTCAACACCGTCCGACCACGCTCCATCCCATTCCCCGCCTACGCCGacctcctctccctcacccttcCCAATCCTATCCCGAGCAGCAATCCCCCCTCCTCCATCCGCCTCCCTTCTTCGCTCGCCGTCCTCCAGCTGGTTCTTCGCTCCGGCATCCCCCCTCCCCGGGAGACCCGCCTCGCGCTCCCCCTCAATTGGATCGCAGTCCGTCACCGCTGTTCCGTCGCTGGCATCATATCCTCTCTGCGCCCCCTTGGCTTCCGCGCACCGGACCTCAACACCCTCAACTACCTCATCTCCTCCCTCTGCGCCTCCCAGGAAACTGAGGAAGCCGCCTCCGTCCTCCGAGGCATGTCCGCCGCCGGCATCGATCCTGACTCCGGGAGTTACTGCGAGGTCATCGAAGCGATGGACGGGGAGGCAGCGCCAAAGCTCCTTGTGGAGATGGTGGTGCGGAGGGGGATGGCGCCACGGAAGGGGACGGTGGCGCGGGTGGTGGAGGCGATGAGGGCGGAGGGGAAGGCAGGGCAGGCGGCGGATCTGGTGAGGGTGTTGGAGAGGTCAGGGTGCGCCGTGGGATTCGAGGCGTACGAGGCGGCGGTGGAGGGGTGCTTGAAGAGCCGAGAAGTGGTGGCGGCGGCGCGGGTTGTGGCGGAGATGGCGGCAAAGGGGTTTGTCCCTTACATTGGGGTGCGGCAGAGGGTGGTGGAGGGGCTGTCATCGATCGGGCAGACCGAACTCGCCGCCGAGGTCAGGAGGCGGCTCGCCGAGATCCGCTCGTGA